The genome window AATATTTCTTTACAGCTACACATGATTAGTAGCAATCTATGACTATTTTAATTCATACTGAATGCTAACAAGTTtagttttactttaattattaaaacagCACACAGGATTTCaagtttgaagaaaaaaaaataacaccTCTAACTTCAAGGATTATGGGATATCATAAGTTGATTTTAACCTATTTAATCAACACATTCAATCAAGTTGGTTCTAATTAACTATACTTATCTTGGTTCAATCAATTCTAAACTACTATGGGCTACAGTACCTAAGCTTCTATATTGTCACACAGCTTAGATTAGGTAATGACGATCTTGGAATGAAAATTGGCTTAACTTTCCCCACCGCCGTACCGGCAGCCGACCTGATTGCTTTACGAGGCACACACATCAACTAACAAATTCAAGACTCAAATAAATGAGAGAATTCCATATACcaacttaattttcataatatgaCTGAGTTCtcattatttttatgtcatcattttaataattctttttcagaGCTTGCAAACAGATTCATTAAAACATTGGATTGTTTTTGGCTAGACCCATTTTTAGCATTGGGATTATTGATcattaaatgtaaacaaatcAATTGATAACTAATCAAATCCTTTAAATATAGACATGGATGAAAAGAGAGTTGTTTAGCAATTTGTTTCCAAGATAAAGGCACCATCATGGGAATACTAAAAGAAAGAGAATCCAAATGCAAGAAGTGAATCAAACATGAAGGAGATAGAAAGGGAATCCAAATGGGCTCCGCCATTGTTGGGGTTTTCAAGCTGAATTGAAGTTGAACAGTCATCTCATTCATATCATTTTCCATCCCCCAAAACCAACGGTTCATCATCATCCACCTGCCATTCTAGATTCTACACTCTTGGCtcttcaaaacaaaaacttgaTTTTCACCACCTTATTAAGAcaaatatgttttaatcttCTGACAGCAACTCATCATCTAAATGGCCAACACAGGCTCAAAAGAAACACATCATCGCACATCCTATGAACTAAACAATTAGATGGTATGATTATTCCTTGTATAATAGCTATTCATCACCTTGTATCAAAAGTTCAAAGCAAAAACATATACAAATCCTTCAATGGGTTAAAAGCATGAAACAACCATAATCATACAAAGGGTGCTTCTTTAACCTGTAAATTGAAGAACAATAGAGACAGCCTTCGGTTATCCAATTTACCCCTCAGCACCCTCTATCTCAAGCTCTACATGAATACTGCTATTTTCTTCCAATTCCCAAGTTAATAGTTCCAATATTAAATATATGTCTTTTCCTCCCTCGTGCTGTAACCGATCTGCTTCGAACATGAATACATGGTTTTTTGTTCCAATCCAACTGCATCCGACGGTTTTCTTCAACCTCTGCTTCATGGCCTTCTTCACTCGAATTATACCTTCCCATTTACCACTCATCTCGTATGCACGATTCAACACCGAATAGGGTAAAGATGACTGTGGTTTCTGTTCTATCATCTTCTTGGCTATTGTTTCGGTGATGTTCAGGTTGGTGTAAGTCGTAGTAGAAAGTGCTAGTGATTTCCAAACTAAAAAGCTAGGTTCAAAAGGCATTGTTTCTAAAGTATCAAATGCTTCTTTGAATTTACCAGCATGGCAGAGCATATCAATTACACATGCATAGTGCTCATCACGAGGTGTAACTCCGAATTCTTCCTCCATTGAAGAAAAGATACTCATTCCTACATCAACAAAACCGCCACACCTGCAAGCCAATAGAATTCCAGAAAGTGTTATTCGATCCCGTGCCAGACCTTCTCTGAGTAGTTCTTTAAATAGTTCCAATGTCTCAACAGCTCTGCCGTTGTGAGCCAAACCAATAATTAAAGTATTCCAAgatattatatcttttacatGCATTTCAGAGAAAACCTGCATTGCTGAGTCAATTAATCCAATATTAGTATACATATCAACAAGTGAAGTGGCGACAATTAATTCCGACGAAAAACCGGATTTTACCACCAAAGAATGGATTTGAGGTCCTTGCTCAactgaaagaaaatttatacaGCTTAGAATACTACTTAGAGTGAACTCAGTAGGCCTACAATCCTCCCTAAAAGCAAGCAAAAAAAGTAAGAAAACATCATCCTGTAAGCCATGCCTAGCATAGCCTGAGATCATAGAATTGCAAACCAGAGAATCCCAACGTTGCACTTCTTCAAAATGCTTAACCGAGTCCTTCAATACATTGCATTTCGAGAAAAGGTCAATAATGGCACTCGAAACAATGGGATTCGAGATGAACCCCATCTTGATACATAGAGCAAATATTTGGTTACCCTTATCCAAATTTCTCAAATTAGTACAAACAGCAAT of Gossypium raimondii isolate GPD5lz chromosome 3, ASM2569854v1, whole genome shotgun sequence contains these proteins:
- the LOC105797112 gene encoding pentatricopeptide repeat-containing protein At1g43980, mitochondrial — protein: MRPFLKPIYWSQKPTLSHYNNLINHCLSLNSIKFAQTIHAQLIKFGFSGTTFLGNRFVDLYLKFGSFHDVSKVFEEINDKNIISWNIWLNGLLKFGHFKKACSLFDEMPEKDVVSWNSMISGCGLLGFWDHGLEVFKQMQNFGVRPSKFTFSILTTLVSCARQGKEIHCNMITSGVCLSNLVIGNSLIDMYGKLGLVQYAFGVLLSMEEVDVVSWNSLISGCCKSGHEDLALEQFDQMRASGYSPDEYTLSNAIAVCTNLRNLDKGNQIFALCIKMGFISNPIVSSAIIDLFSKCNVLKDSVKHFEEVQRWDSLVCNSMISGYARHGLQDDVFLLFLLAFREDCRPTEFTLSSILSCINFLSVEQGPQIHSLVVKSGFSSELIVATSLVDMYTNIGLIDSAMQVFSEMHVKDIISWNTLIIGLAHNGRAVETLELFKELLREGLARDRITLSGILLACRCGGFVDVGMSIFSSMEEEFGVTPRDEHYACVIDMLCHAGKFKEAFDTLETMPFEPSFLVWKSLALSTTTYTNLNITETIAKKMIEQKPQSSLPYSVLNRAYEMSGKWEGIIRVKKAMKQRLKKTVGCSWIGTKNHVFMFEADRLQHEGGKDIYLILELLTWELEENSSIHVELEIEGAEG